The Williamsia sp. DF01-3 genome has a window encoding:
- a CDS encoding 1-acyl-sn-glycerol-3-phosphate acyltransferase, producing the protein MEPVFRALEITAKTLVKVQGLKLTFLDLDKLPAAGGVVLAINHTAYVDFLPAALGVHHRGRRVRFMIKSEMQQIAIMRFLIKHTRTVPVDRSAGAQAYELAVQALRDGQVVGVYPEATISRSFEIKTFKSGVARMAMDAEVPIVPVIVWGAQRIATKGGPRNLGRSRTPIIVQFGDPIAPGGGDADEARRLADHLRSTMQNMLADVQERYGEHPAGAYWVPARLGGGAPTMAEADALDAADSAARRDKRQNG; encoded by the coding sequence ATGGAACCGGTATTCCGGGCGCTCGAGATCACCGCCAAGACCCTGGTCAAGGTGCAGGGCCTCAAGCTCACGTTTCTTGATCTCGACAAGTTGCCCGCCGCCGGCGGAGTGGTTCTCGCGATCAACCACACCGCTTACGTGGACTTCCTGCCCGCAGCACTGGGCGTCCACCACCGGGGTCGCCGCGTGCGTTTCATGATCAAGTCGGAGATGCAGCAGATCGCGATCATGCGGTTCCTCATCAAACACACCAGGACGGTGCCGGTGGACCGGTCCGCAGGGGCGCAGGCGTACGAACTCGCAGTCCAGGCCTTGCGTGATGGGCAGGTGGTCGGTGTGTATCCGGAGGCGACGATCAGTCGGAGTTTCGAGATCAAGACCTTCAAGTCGGGCGTCGCACGCATGGCTATGGATGCCGAGGTGCCGATCGTGCCGGTCATCGTCTGGGGCGCTCAGCGGATCGCCACCAAGGGTGGACCGAGGAATCTCGGTCGTAGCCGCACGCCGATCATCGTGCAGTTCGGTGACCCGATCGCGCCGGGTGGAGGGGATGCGGACGAGGCCCGTCGACTGGCCGACCATCTGCGGTCGACGATGCAGAACATGCTCGCGGACGTCCAGGAACGCTACGGCGAACACCCCGCGGGGGCATATTGGGTGCCGGCCCGGCTCGGAGGCGGCGCGCCCACGATGGCCGAGGCGGACGCACTGGACGCAGCCGATTCGGCCGCCCGGCGCGACAAACGGCAAAATGGATGA
- a CDS encoding AraC family transcriptional regulator produces MTQEFFRAEMTGFRLIRTPRQIDTGPGDMLAIAMHEKCIGKQEQFGTQVKVLPNELMVMDLNSAYTYELEGGGASQCLHVPVDSLGLRHEMIRSAASRLRASPLYDMITTHLSEMTARADALTTSPAAPVLGETSIELTRTLLVSAYDTDYARDALNELLMPRIRAFVKQHLADSTLNADVIADAHDISPRQLYRVCATADVSLEQWIISERLERAREELSRFETRDLPIATIARRCGFTNSSYFSKRFRAMYGLSPRAWRQMSSGERAPSSASDTSESR; encoded by the coding sequence GTGACGCAAGAATTTTTCCGCGCGGAGATGACCGGTTTCCGGCTCATCCGGACCCCCCGTCAAATCGACACCGGTCCAGGGGACATGCTCGCGATCGCGATGCACGAAAAGTGCATTGGCAAACAAGAGCAGTTCGGGACCCAAGTCAAAGTATTGCCCAACGAACTAATGGTGATGGACCTCAATTCCGCGTACACCTACGAACTTGAGGGTGGCGGCGCGTCACAATGTCTGCACGTCCCGGTCGACTCGCTCGGTCTTCGACACGAGATGATCCGTAGCGCTGCGTCGCGACTACGAGCCAGCCCCCTATACGACATGATCACCACTCACCTGTCGGAGATGACAGCAAGAGCCGACGCGCTAACCACCAGCCCAGCCGCACCCGTGCTGGGCGAAACCAGCATCGAACTCACCCGCACCCTCCTGGTCTCGGCATATGACACCGACTACGCGCGAGATGCTCTAAATGAGTTGCTGATGCCCCGAATTCGGGCCTTCGTCAAACAGCACCTCGCCGACAGCACACTCAACGCTGACGTCATCGCTGACGCCCACGACATCTCGCCACGACAGCTTTACCGGGTCTGCGCGACAGCCGACGTCAGCCTTGAGCAATGGATAATCTCCGAACGCCTGGAGCGAGCCCGCGAAGAGTTGTCGCGCTTTGAGACGCGTGATCTGCCCATTGCCACCATTGCACGGCGGTGTGGTTTCACCAACAGCTCATACTTCAGCAAGCGATTCAGGGCGATGTACGGCCTGTCGCCCCGAGCGTGGCGGCAGATGTCATCGGGCGAACGCGCCCCAAGCTCGGCGAGCGACACGTCAGAGTCGCGGTAA
- a CDS encoding alpha/beta fold hydrolase, with translation MVPFEVGGKASAARIKNAELKVYSGAPHGITDTHKDDLNNDLLTFLSTYTAA, from the coding sequence GTGGTCCCCTTCGAGGTCGGTGGCAAAGCGTCCGCCGCCCGGATCAAGAACGCCGAACTCAAGGTGTATTCCGGTGCCCCACACGGGATTACTGACACTCACAAAGACGACCTCAACAACGACCTACTGACATTCCTCAGCACCTACACCGCCGCCTGA
- a CDS encoding glutamine amidotransferase, protein MKATAIAIRHVPFEDLGVLGPVLTSRGYRIEYLDAGVDDLRPIIDADLVVVLGGPVGVYDTARYPFLREELRCIELRLAKLAPTLGICLGAQLIAAALGAAVHPTGGVEIGYGPISLTSTGQDSPLRALGDVPVLHWHGDQFDIPDGADDLAYSRNFTHQAFAVDHHVLGLQFHLEADHTHIERWLIGHAHELTSHQVDPAALRADAQQFGPQLAQRASQVFADWIDASNTVH, encoded by the coding sequence ATGAAAGCCACCGCAATTGCTATCCGTCACGTGCCGTTTGAGGATCTTGGTGTGCTTGGGCCGGTACTGACGAGCCGTGGATACCGGATCGAGTATCTCGATGCGGGTGTTGATGACCTTCGTCCCATCATCGACGCCGACCTCGTGGTGGTCCTCGGCGGACCCGTCGGGGTGTATGACACTGCCCGATACCCGTTCCTTCGCGAGGAGCTACGGTGCATCGAGCTGCGCCTGGCCAAACTCGCTCCCACCCTCGGGATATGCCTGGGCGCTCAGCTGATCGCGGCAGCATTGGGGGCCGCCGTTCACCCGACAGGTGGAGTCGAAATTGGCTACGGACCAATATCTTTGACGAGCACCGGGCAGGACAGTCCTCTGCGCGCCTTGGGCGATGTCCCCGTGCTGCATTGGCACGGTGACCAGTTCGATATACCGGACGGCGCCGACGATCTCGCCTACTCACGCAACTTCACCCACCAAGCGTTCGCGGTCGACCACCATGTGCTGGGTCTGCAGTTTCACCTGGAGGCAGACCACACGCACATCGAACGCTGGCTGATCGGCCACGCCCACGAACTGACCTCCCATCAGGTCGACCCGGCCGCTCTGCGCGCTGACGCGCAGCAGTTCGGCCCCCAACTGGCACAGCGGGCCTCGCAGGTGTTCGCCGACTGGATCGACGCGTCCAACACGGTCCATTGA
- a CDS encoding AraC family transcriptional regulator, whose protein sequence is MSDTPTCAGVAPHLTISTTHRGLDSRTTSSWTLGNGSTLMHLRYHALAVSNARHRNTDPRHRLLSMAVLAPGHWTLTGTTTPPQQKDRPALVILDQSDPFDFRDHGSGSATILHTTYPRLTLSPETVHRGLHKLTADLPLYPLMLNHLQQLGVIATTAGNVLPDLSASTMSLMRSLLLSAADSSPTTDPTATLVLTITSYIDEHLYAPELSADSIATAHNISPRQLYKIWPDTHGSLSGYIINRRLEQARSTLLTHPSLSIAAIAHQHGFAQPTHFTHRFRRTYGVSPSQWRRQRLPQHASTAS, encoded by the coding sequence ATGTCTGACACACCCACATGCGCGGGCGTCGCACCACACCTCACCATCTCGACCACCCACCGAGGTCTCGACAGCCGCACCACCAGCAGTTGGACACTCGGCAACGGGTCCACGCTCATGCATCTGCGCTACCACGCCCTCGCCGTCTCCAATGCCCGCCACCGCAACACAGACCCCCGGCACCGACTGCTCAGCATGGCCGTATTGGCCCCAGGCCACTGGACTCTGACCGGTACCACCACGCCGCCGCAGCAGAAGGACCGCCCGGCCCTGGTTATCCTCGACCAGTCCGATCCGTTTGACTTCCGGGACCATGGCAGCGGGTCGGCGACCATCCTTCACACCACTTACCCCCGGTTGACGCTGTCTCCCGAAACTGTTCACCGCGGACTTCACAAACTCACTGCGGATCTACCCCTTTACCCGCTGATGCTCAACCATCTTCAGCAACTCGGAGTCATCGCCACCACCGCAGGAAATGTGCTGCCTGACCTGTCTGCCTCCACCATGTCGCTCATGCGCTCGCTCCTACTCAGCGCAGCCGACAGCTCGCCCACCACCGACCCTACGGCCACTCTCGTTCTCACGATCACCAGCTACATCGACGAGCACCTCTACGCCCCAGAGCTCTCCGCCGATTCCATCGCCACCGCACACAACATCTCACCCCGCCAGCTCTACAAAATCTGGCCCGATACCCACGGATCGCTGTCCGGCTACATCATCAATCGCCGTCTCGAACAAGCCCGCAGCACACTACTCACTCACCCCAGCCTCAGCATCGCCGCTATCGCCCACCAACACGGCTTCGCCCAACCCACCCACTTCACACACCGATTCCGCAGAACGTACGGCGTAAGCCCCAGCCAATGGCGACGCCAACGCCTACCCCAACACGCGTCAACCGCCAGCTGA
- a CDS encoding N-acetylmuramoyl-L-alanine amidase: MRYRRPKPSIVLGTVAAVVVASPVAVLVGGSAPNFAVDPTEPPAVTATTINQVNLNEVPTIVLNLVKSGLADAGVTLPPIDVSGIKLPDIPLQIPPGLLPTDLLPSTTAPGTITTSPSSPSAPSSTEASSSVPVPATGEDVPEGAIVKEVGQSDPFSMVGLTWQGVANTTAYVRAKQIDGSWGPWVSADRVDGVSTKDPNKQGTEPVWVGKTNLVQIAVTDDGVAAPGTGTGSTEGSATSSTSGTPPTTTTGPTDEVPTTTTTFTTPPVPKRTDTSIPTSTVTSGEVVPQAFTPKQEPLLTTTGAPGQNALQQAISTISAALITPGTGAVLGSQPLAADPAAPAAAPAPPVVATPSATPQVITRAQWGADESIRCSDPTYDDTLKETVVHHTAGTNDYTREQSAEIVRGIYAYHAQTLGWCDIGYNVLVDKYGQIFEGTAGGLDKNVQGTHTGGFNKDTMGLSLMGNLNEMAPSPEMLAAAGSFLGWRLRLAGLDPRGTGSVVSQGFDGALFAAGETATLPIISGHRDFYSTECPGNLAYEALPQIREIAASGAAVVAPPAAPAPVDAAPVQSPVSGTENPQVLSPTDTGAIAQQWMATGGPTGELGNAVTTEQTTPNGSAKFVDFENGKIYWSESTGAQIIKGAIAKAWALMGFENSPLGLPTSSETTGPDGVTQSFQGGTLVWNLVTGIVRVLRTYIDTFNDTYDAQREAAAVPTAPPAG; the protein is encoded by the coding sequence GTGCGCTACCGCCGACCGAAGCCGTCGATCGTCCTGGGGACGGTGGCCGCCGTCGTTGTGGCCAGCCCGGTTGCAGTCCTGGTCGGGGGAAGCGCGCCGAACTTCGCCGTCGACCCGACCGAGCCACCCGCCGTCACCGCGACGACAATCAACCAGGTCAACCTCAACGAGGTTCCGACGATCGTGCTGAACCTGGTCAAGTCCGGGCTCGCCGACGCCGGCGTGACCTTGCCTCCGATCGATGTCTCAGGGATAAAGCTGCCCGACATCCCGTTGCAGATCCCCCCTGGCCTCCTGCCGACCGATCTGCTCCCCTCGACCACCGCGCCGGGGACCATCACCACATCGCCTTCATCACCGTCGGCGCCGTCGTCGACAGAGGCATCCAGCAGTGTCCCGGTCCCGGCGACCGGCGAGGACGTCCCCGAGGGCGCGATCGTGAAAGAGGTGGGTCAATCCGACCCGTTCTCCATGGTCGGGCTGACGTGGCAGGGCGTCGCCAACACCACCGCGTACGTGCGCGCCAAACAGATCGACGGCAGCTGGGGCCCCTGGGTCTCGGCCGATCGGGTCGACGGCGTGAGTACAAAAGACCCGAACAAGCAAGGCACCGAACCCGTTTGGGTCGGCAAGACCAACCTGGTGCAGATCGCGGTCACCGACGACGGTGTCGCCGCCCCTGGCACCGGCACCGGATCCACCGAGGGGTCGGCGACGAGTTCGACCAGTGGAACACCCCCAACCACCACGACCGGCCCCACCGATGAGGTGCCGACGACAACCACAACCTTCACCACTCCCCCGGTTCCCAAACGCACCGACACCTCCATCCCCACTTCGACCGTCACATCAGGTGAGGTGGTTCCCCAGGCGTTCACGCCCAAGCAGGAACCGCTGCTGACCACCACCGGTGCACCCGGACAAAATGCTCTGCAGCAGGCGATCTCGACCATCAGCGCCGCACTGATCACGCCCGGCACCGGTGCGGTCCTGGGATCGCAGCCCTTGGCGGCTGATCCTGCCGCGCCCGCAGCGGCGCCCGCACCGCCCGTCGTGGCGACACCATCGGCAACCCCGCAGGTGATCACCCGGGCGCAGTGGGGCGCCGACGAATCCATCCGGTGCTCTGATCCGACCTACGACGACACGCTCAAAGAGACTGTCGTGCACCACACTGCCGGGACCAACGACTACACCCGCGAGCAGTCCGCCGAGATCGTGCGCGGCATCTACGCCTACCACGCGCAGACCCTGGGCTGGTGCGACATCGGCTACAACGTGCTGGTCGACAAGTACGGTCAGATCTTCGAAGGCACCGCAGGCGGTTTGGACAAGAACGTCCAGGGCACCCACACCGGCGGCTTCAACAAGGACACGATGGGCCTGTCGCTGATGGGCAATCTCAACGAGATGGCTCCCTCACCCGAGATGCTGGCTGCCGCAGGATCTTTCCTGGGCTGGCGTCTCCGGCTGGCCGGCCTGGATCCCCGCGGCACGGGCTCGGTGGTGTCGCAGGGCTTCGACGGGGCCTTGTTCGCAGCCGGTGAGACGGCGACGCTGCCGATCATCAGCGGGCACCGCGACTTCTACTCCACCGAATGCCCAGGCAACCTCGCCTACGAGGCGCTGCCACAGATCCGCGAGATCGCCGCCTCGGGCGCTGCCGTCGTGGCGCCCCCCGCCGCCCCCGCCCCGGTGGACGCGGCGCCGGTGCAGAGTCCGGTGTCCGGTACCGAGAACCCTCAGGTGCTGTCCCCCACCGACACCGGCGCCATCGCCCAGCAGTGGATGGCGACCGGCGGTCCCACCGGCGAACTCGGCAACGCCGTGACCACCGAGCAGACCACACCGAATGGCAGTGCCAAGTTCGTGGACTTCGAGAACGGCAAGATCTACTGGTCCGAGTCCACCGGGGCGCAGATCATCAAGGGCGCCATCGCAAAAGCGTGGGCGCTCATGGGCTTCGAGAACAGCCCGCTGGGTCTGCCCACGTCATCGGAGACAACGGGACCCGACGGCGTCACGCAGAGTTTCCAGGGCGGGACGTTGGTGTGGAACCTGGTCACCGGCATCGTGCGGGTGTTGCGTACCTACATCGACACGTTCAACGACACCTACGACGCCCAGCGCGAGGCGGCCGCGGTACCGACCGCACCGCCGGCAGGCTGA
- a CDS encoding helix-turn-helix domain-containing protein — protein sequence MVLNATYFVCITPAYGKESDMAVVFDSSTYLHANKIDAARTTFDELSAPATVEFDPGRNISAVMESWDFGHANMFRASMTANRMTRTRENIARGPAGVVALAVHEYGTGRFEQHGRQQFVHPGDLMIVDLDSPYVLDWPTRGRSRAIHVPYDLIGITREDFAHVARYLESNPLYDITRRHIIELNINRDHEISDNSSHELGEATVSLTRALVTAGLIDQPQAQDPYAALIPRIQAHIRDRLHDPSLTEDLLADHYGFTTHELKKRACEQGFDIDQWILAERLTAVRAELLESTQPPDARIARRWGFADKQHLEHAFANTYGMSIQQWWEIRDED from the coding sequence ATGGTCCTCAACGCGACGTATTTTGTCTGCATCACCCCGGCGTACGGTAAGGAGTCCGACATGGCCGTCGTCTTCGACAGCTCCACCTACCTGCACGCGAACAAGATAGACGCCGCCCGCACCACCTTCGACGAACTCTCAGCCCCAGCCACGGTCGAGTTCGACCCCGGCCGGAACATATCCGCAGTCATGGAATCGTGGGACTTCGGCCATGCCAACATGTTCCGAGCCTCCATGACCGCAAATCGGATGACGCGCACCCGTGAGAACATTGCTCGAGGCCCCGCCGGTGTCGTGGCCCTGGCTGTCCATGAATACGGGACCGGTCGATTCGAACAGCATGGTCGACAGCAGTTCGTCCACCCGGGCGACTTGATGATCGTTGACCTCGATTCCCCGTACGTTCTCGATTGGCCTACTCGAGGTCGTTCCCGGGCGATCCATGTCCCGTACGACCTCATCGGTATCACCCGCGAGGATTTCGCTCACGTCGCCCGCTACCTCGAGTCCAACCCGCTCTACGACATCACGAGGCGCCACATCATCGAACTGAACATCAACCGTGACCACGAGATCTCCGACAACTCGAGCCACGAGCTGGGTGAAGCCACCGTCTCCCTGACCCGCGCGCTCGTCACCGCCGGACTCATCGACCAACCCCAAGCGCAAGATCCCTATGCCGCGCTCATTCCCCGCATCCAGGCCCACATTCGCGACCGGCTACATGACCCCAGCCTTACCGAAGATTTGCTCGCCGACCACTACGGATTCACGACGCACGAGCTCAAGAAACGGGCCTGCGAGCAAGGCTTCGATATCGACCAATGGATTCTTGCCGAACGCCTGACGGCGGTCCGCGCAGAACTACTGGAGTCCACACAGCCCCCCGATGCACGCATCGCCCGGAGGTGGGGCTTCGCCGATAAACAACACCTTGAGCATGCGTTCGCAAACACCTACGGTATGAGCATCCAGCAGTGGTGGGAGATCCGCGATGAAGACTGA
- a CDS encoding HAD family hydrolase yields MPQLDETPSEFAGPPTLIASDVDGTLIDNQNTVPELVRTMITKATAAGATFVIATGRPPRWIAEITDQLEVEPLAVCANGAIVYDVATDQVLHSATLGASVLEQLAALAYEQIPGCGLAVERVGTSAHDAATPPFVATAGYQHAWLNPDHIEMSEADVLSENAVKMLVRRPELSSDEMARRLEAVVGDLADVTFSTDNGLIELSAPGVSKASGLRTLAELKDLPTGASIAFGDMPNDVEMLRWVTRGFAMAGGHPAAIAAADEIAPDNNSGGVGQVLARWF; encoded by the coding sequence ATGCCCCAATTGGATGAAACGCCGTCAGAGTTCGCCGGGCCTCCCACGCTGATCGCCAGCGACGTCGATGGAACCCTCATCGACAACCAGAACACTGTTCCCGAGCTCGTGCGAACGATGATCACCAAGGCGACGGCGGCGGGTGCGACGTTTGTGATCGCGACCGGCCGTCCGCCGCGATGGATAGCCGAGATCACCGACCAACTCGAGGTCGAGCCACTTGCCGTGTGTGCAAACGGGGCGATCGTCTATGACGTCGCCACCGATCAGGTGCTGCATTCGGCGACGCTCGGAGCTTCAGTGCTCGAGCAGCTGGCCGCGCTTGCCTATGAGCAGATCCCGGGGTGCGGTCTGGCGGTGGAGCGGGTGGGCACGAGTGCACACGATGCGGCGACGCCCCCGTTTGTCGCGACCGCGGGCTATCAGCACGCGTGGCTCAATCCGGACCACATCGAGATGAGTGAAGCCGACGTCTTGTCAGAGAACGCGGTGAAGATGTTGGTCCGGCGACCCGAACTCAGCAGCGACGAGATGGCGCGGCGTCTGGAGGCGGTGGTGGGCGACCTCGCCGACGTCACGTTCTCCACCGACAACGGGCTCATCGAACTCTCGGCACCCGGCGTCAGCAAGGCCAGCGGATTGCGGACGTTGGCCGAGCTGAAGGACCTACCGACCGGTGCGTCGATCGCGTTCGGAGACATGCCCAACGATGTCGAGATGTTGCGTTGGGTCACACGAGGTTTTGCGATGGCCGGTGGCCATCCTGCCGCCATCGCCGCGGCAGATGAGATCGCGCCCGACAACAACTCCGGCGGGGTGGGCCAGGTGCTGGCCCGGTGGTTCTAG
- a CDS encoding alpha/beta hydrolase, producing the protein MVIRRFAAALLLVLATMVLTAIPATASGVAKPTIVLVHGAFADSSGWRDVAANLTARGYPVQTFDNPLRGPRHDSTQLKRQLAAIPGPIVLVGHSYGGAVITNTHDPDVVANVYIAAFAPEQGEFVQGLLNPLTFPGSRILPPALQLKVVDDPTGIGGKNIDGYIGQPYFHDVFAQDVSSADAADMFAHQKSAALVANLEPSGAPSWRTVPSWYLLSQHDRVIPPASQRFMSSRAAPGRTTETNASHASLVSRPTEVTDIVVTAAQATSR; encoded by the coding sequence ATGGTCATTCGCCGCTTCGCTGCGGCACTTCTACTCGTACTTGCGACAATGGTTCTCACGGCGATACCGGCGACAGCGTCCGGGGTAGCTAAGCCGACGATTGTCCTGGTTCACGGAGCTTTCGCCGACTCATCAGGATGGCGCGATGTTGCCGCAAACCTGACAGCGCGAGGCTATCCCGTGCAGACCTTCGACAACCCACTGCGTGGCCCGCGGCACGATTCGACCCAACTCAAACGACAGCTCGCGGCGATCCCCGGACCGATCGTCCTCGTCGGACACTCCTACGGTGGAGCCGTCATCACCAACACCCACGACCCCGACGTCGTCGCCAACGTGTACATCGCAGCATTCGCACCCGAACAGGGCGAGTTCGTGCAAGGACTACTCAACCCCCTGACCTTCCCCGGCAGCCGAATCCTGCCACCAGCGTTGCAGCTCAAAGTCGTAGACGATCCCACCGGAATCGGCGGCAAAAACATCGACGGCTACATCGGCCAGCCCTACTTCCACGACGTGTTCGCCCAGGACGTCAGCAGCGCTGACGCCGCCGATATGTTCGCCCACCAGAAGTCTGCCGCACTCGTGGCCAACCTCGAACCCTCCGGCGCCCCGTCATGGCGCACCGTACCCAGCTGGTACCTACTGTCTCAGCACGATCGCGTAATCCCGCCGGCCTCGCAACGCTTCATGTCCTCACGCGCAGCCCCCGGCCGCACCACCGAAACCAACGCCTCACACGCATCGCTGGTATCCCGGCCCACCGAAGTCACCGACATCGTCGTCACCGCCGCGCAGGCAACCAGCAGGTGA
- a CDS encoding protoglobin domain-containing protein: MTANTSIPGYTFDDPALAPSPVTISELDALLDSVLFGPDDQAALRTAGEVLTGQIEDVLDVWYGFVGAHPHLIAYFSTPAGDPIPEYLARVRARFGQWILDTCYRPLDANWLAYQHEIALRHTNIKKNRTDSADSVPAIPLRYLIAFIYPITATMRPFLAAGGHNDSEVDAMHQAWFKAVTLQIALWSQPYADTAW, translated from the coding sequence ATGACCGCTAACACGTCAATTCCCGGATACACCTTCGACGACCCAGCACTGGCCCCGTCGCCGGTGACCATCTCCGAACTCGATGCGCTCCTGGACAGCGTGCTGTTTGGTCCCGATGACCAAGCAGCGCTACGTACTGCCGGCGAGGTGCTGACAGGACAGATCGAAGATGTGCTGGACGTCTGGTACGGCTTCGTCGGAGCCCACCCCCACCTCATCGCCTACTTCTCCACCCCTGCAGGCGACCCCATCCCCGAGTACCTGGCCAGAGTCCGCGCACGCTTCGGTCAGTGGATCCTGGACACCTGCTACCGCCCCCTCGACGCCAACTGGCTCGCCTACCAGCACGAAATCGCGCTGCGCCACACCAACATCAAGAAGAACCGCACCGACTCCGCCGACTCGGTCCCCGCGATCCCGCTGCGCTACTTGATTGCCTTCATCTACCCCATCACAGCCACCATGCGGCCATTCCTCGCGGCCGGCGGCCACAACGACTCCGAAGTGGACGCGATGCACCAAGCCTGGTTCAAAGCAGTCACCCTGCAAATCGCACTGTGGTCACAGCCCTACGCCGACACCGCCTGGTAA
- a CDS encoding SpoIID/LytB domain-containing protein, giving the protein MPRIPGLYTTRPIGGRDVFGTGLRRTAAAGMSLLFAAGVTMWAVPQTVKSNVDLTVGGEVTLIGHGNGHGRGMGQWGAFGYAKQGWSSTQILSHYYGGTTAGKVDNVDVSVILTGESSVNVFADAGLKVGEVAVAPGQAVSLSGSTATITDGCGGGVVQTVELPRSLVSPITAGPGRPVPELLKMCGSNETFRGSLGFDGDRVINVVPLDDYVKGVVPKEIIVSWADEGGAEALKAQAVAARTYALASMDISKPIDDTQNSQVYGGFGAEDPRTNVAVDATAGVVLMKDGKPAFTEFSSSTGGATDGRDFSAVLDEGDTISPYRDWTATVSSDSIASTFGVGSLTGFEVIEAYGMGAENGRAATVRISGTGGTVDVPAQEVRTKLQLRSSFFSVQGQTTPPAIVAPPSGVGSTPTGGVPAIPTPGGTPLPTAELPATPGTGTGAGDLVSELLALAEAAIGGKFTELGGSSGVLGEALGPVLPTTSGTGAVQQFQNGSVFFGPDTGAHALGGLALLNFALQGGESVLGLPLEDSLSTLLGPVTQVFQSKFAGGILEVDPATGQASRK; this is encoded by the coding sequence ATGCCGCGCATTCCTGGGCTGTACACAACCCGCCCCATCGGGGGTCGTGATGTGTTCGGCACCGGTCTGCGGCGGACGGCTGCGGCCGGGATGTCGCTGTTGTTCGCCGCCGGCGTGACCATGTGGGCAGTGCCGCAGACGGTGAAATCGAACGTAGATCTCACCGTCGGTGGCGAGGTGACGCTGATCGGACACGGCAACGGCCACGGACGCGGGATGGGTCAGTGGGGTGCGTTCGGCTACGCCAAGCAAGGTTGGTCCTCGACTCAGATCTTGAGTCACTACTACGGCGGCACCACCGCGGGGAAGGTGGACAACGTCGACGTCTCGGTAATTCTCACAGGCGAGTCGTCGGTCAATGTCTTCGCGGATGCCGGCCTGAAGGTCGGTGAGGTGGCGGTGGCACCCGGGCAAGCGGTCAGTTTGTCCGGGTCCACCGCCACCATCACTGATGGATGCGGTGGCGGTGTGGTCCAGACGGTCGAGCTGCCTCGATCCCTGGTGTCGCCCATCACCGCGGGTCCAGGCCGTCCGGTGCCCGAACTGCTGAAAATGTGTGGTTCGAACGAAACCTTCCGGGGCTCACTCGGATTCGACGGGGACCGCGTGATCAACGTTGTGCCGCTGGACGACTACGTGAAGGGTGTCGTCCCCAAAGAGATCATCGTCAGCTGGGCGGACGAGGGCGGCGCTGAGGCGCTCAAGGCCCAGGCGGTGGCCGCCCGTACCTACGCCCTTGCGTCGATGGACATCAGCAAGCCCATCGATGACACCCAGAACTCACAGGTCTACGGCGGTTTCGGTGCCGAAGACCCACGAACGAACGTCGCTGTCGACGCCACCGCCGGCGTGGTCCTCATGAAGGACGGGAAGCCGGCATTCACCGAGTTCTCCTCTTCAACAGGTGGTGCCACCGACGGTCGGGACTTCTCGGCGGTGCTCGACGAAGGCGACACCATCTCCCCGTACCGCGACTGGACCGCCACGGTGAGCTCGGACAGCATCGCCTCCACCTTCGGCGTCGGGTCGCTCACCGGTTTCGAGGTGATCGAGGCCTACGGCATGGGCGCAGAGAACGGCCGCGCGGCAACGGTTCGGATCAGCGGCACCGGCGGCACGGTCGACGTCCCGGCGCAGGAGGTGCGCACCAAGCTGCAGCTACGTTCCTCGTTCTTCTCGGTCCAGGGTCAGACCACTCCGCCCGCGATCGTTGCTCCTCCCTCCGGCGTCGGTTCCACGCCCACAGGTGGCGTGCCGGCCATCCCGACGCCGGGCGGAACCCCGCTGCCCACCGCTGAACTGCCGGCAACGCCGGGCACCGGGACCGGAGCCGGAGATCTCGTCAGCGAACTGCTGGCACTCGCCGAGGCAGCCATCGGTGGCAAGTTCACCGAACTGGGCGGCAGCTCAGGTGTGCTCGGGGAAGCGCTGGGACCGGTTCTGCCGACCACATCGGGAACCGGAGCGGTTCAGCAGTTCCAGAATGGTTCGGTGTTCTTCGGTCCCGACACCGGTGCGCATGCTCTCGGCGGTCTGGCTCTGCTGAACTTTGCACTACAGGGCGGCGAGAGCGTGCTCGGGCTGCCGCTCGAGGACTCGTTGAGCACCCTGCTCGGCCCGGTCACCCAGGTTTTCCAAAGCAAGTTCGCCGGTGGCATTCTCGAAGTCGATCCCGCCACCGGCCAGGCCTCGCGCAAGTAG